A region of Paractinoplanes abujensis DNA encodes the following proteins:
- a CDS encoding RidA family protein, translating to MQRHYGRPDGSPPTNGYSHAVAFTGPTVAVSGQVPLDAEGRLIGPDNALEQTRQVFRNLATALSAAGATMSDVVKLTVFLTDLADLPAFRTARDEFIDLRNPPASSLVQVAGLVSPDFRVEIEAMAALPTEA from the coding sequence GTGCAGCGTCATTACGGGCGTCCCGACGGCTCGCCGCCCACCAACGGCTACAGCCACGCGGTCGCCTTCACCGGCCCCACGGTTGCCGTCTCGGGTCAGGTGCCGCTGGACGCCGAGGGCCGCCTGATCGGCCCGGACAACGCACTCGAACAGACCCGCCAGGTCTTCCGCAACCTGGCGACCGCCCTGTCCGCCGCGGGCGCCACGATGTCCGATGTGGTCAAGCTGACGGTGTTCCTGACCGATCTGGCCGACCTGCCCGCCTTCCGCACGGCCCGCGACGAGTTCATCGACCTGCGGAATCCGCCCGCCAGCTCCCTGGTGCAAGTGGCCGGCCTGGTCAGCCCCGACTTCCGCGTCGAGATCGAAGCCATGGCCGCCCTTCCAACAGAGGCGTAG
- a CDS encoding class I SAM-dependent methyltransferase — MSLAASVGAMVQVFGGVAALYDDVRPGYPAAVREMIADYAGGPGSIVELGAGTGKGTELLLGLGAPLTALEPDARMAAVLCRKFPAVDVLETTFEGWSPYGKPGLIACAMAWHWMDAATRNRKAFDDLAPGGTLAVFQHKFAYADQAQEQAISRVLTGIDPTVADRADHWVRDDVAAAGVWADVEERRIVTYPVYPKQRYLALLQTFSPFLRHTPDEQRRALDGIDAALGGSVTIELRTSLVLGRKTQTRASCSA; from the coding sequence ATGAGCCTAGCCGCTAGCGTCGGGGCCATGGTGCAGGTCTTCGGCGGGGTCGCCGCGCTCTACGACGACGTGCGGCCGGGCTATCCAGCAGCCGTACGGGAAATGATCGCCGACTATGCCGGTGGGCCGGGGAGCATCGTCGAGCTCGGGGCGGGCACCGGCAAGGGCACCGAACTGCTGCTGGGGCTGGGGGCGCCGCTCACGGCGCTGGAACCCGACGCGCGGATGGCGGCTGTGCTGTGCCGCAAGTTCCCTGCGGTCGACGTGCTCGAGACGACCTTCGAGGGCTGGTCCCCGTACGGGAAACCGGGTTTGATCGCCTGCGCGATGGCGTGGCACTGGATGGACGCCGCGACCCGTAACCGGAAGGCCTTCGACGATCTCGCGCCGGGTGGCACGCTGGCGGTCTTCCAGCACAAGTTCGCCTACGCCGATCAGGCGCAGGAGCAGGCGATCAGCCGCGTGCTGACCGGGATCGACCCCACGGTGGCCGACCGCGCCGACCATTGGGTGCGCGACGACGTGGCCGCGGCCGGCGTGTGGGCCGACGTCGAGGAGCGCCGCATCGTCACGTACCCGGTGTATCCGAAGCAGCGCTATCTCGCGTTGCTGCAGACGTTTTCGCCGTTCCTGCGGCACACGCCCGACGAACAGCGCCGCGCCCTGGACGGTATCGACGCGGCGCTCGGTGGCTCGGTGACGATCGAGCTGCGGACGAGTCTCGTGCTGGGGCGGAAAACTCAGACGCGCGCGAGCTGCTCGGCGTAG
- a CDS encoding carbon-nitrogen hydrolase family protein translates to MRSLILAVAQPPVHALDVTANVTRHAAAVRAARARVVVFPELSLTGYDVEAPLIAPDDPRLQPLVDACAATDTIALAGAAIAGPHIATLRIDGEGARVAYRKVYPHGSSEARFRPGPGPEVIEVDGWRLGLAICRDTGVEEHWAATAELGIDAYVAGVAEEPANDVVVAERARRISTTYGVWTAIASCAGPSGPEFPETAGRSGIWAPDGLVAARAGKTVGEIARATLYAEQLARV, encoded by the coding sequence ATGCGCTCGTTGATCCTGGCCGTCGCCCAGCCGCCCGTCCACGCCCTCGACGTCACCGCCAACGTGACCCGGCACGCCGCCGCGGTGCGGGCCGCGCGGGCCCGGGTGGTCGTCTTTCCCGAGCTCTCCCTGACCGGTTACGACGTCGAGGCCCCGCTGATCGCGCCGGACGACCCACGGCTGCAGCCGCTGGTCGACGCCTGCGCCGCCACCGACACGATCGCCCTGGCCGGCGCGGCGATCGCCGGTCCGCACATCGCGACGCTGCGCATCGACGGCGAGGGTGCACGGGTCGCCTATCGCAAGGTGTACCCGCACGGCTCGTCCGAGGCCCGCTTCCGTCCCGGCCCCGGGCCCGAGGTCATCGAGGTCGACGGCTGGCGGCTGGGCCTGGCGATCTGCCGTGACACCGGCGTCGAGGAGCACTGGGCGGCCACGGCCGAGCTGGGCATCGACGCGTACGTGGCCGGCGTGGCCGAGGAGCCGGCCAACGACGTCGTGGTGGCCGAGCGAGCCCGCAGGATCAGCACCACGTACGGGGTGTGGACAGCGATCGCCTCGTGCGCGGGCCCGAGCGGTCCAGAGTTTCCGGAGACCGCGGGCCGCTCCGGCATCTGGGCCCCCGATGGCCTGGTCGCCGCCCGGGCCGGCAAGACCGTGGGCGAGATCGCGCGGGCCACCCTCTACGCCGAGCAGCTCGCGCGCGTCTGA
- a CDS encoding class I SAM-dependent methyltransferase, which yields MRIGQQYEDSAAGERATGWEFAWLDGRDVGSEPSWSYPSIARTLVRRAASLLDLDTGNGEFLAELAPLPSHTVAVESWSRNTPVARDRLYPFGVQVLTELPGGEDEFDVVLSRHGRLPAADIVRLLRPGGTLLSQQVGSDDLAGLNVALGAPPAHRQPWNADVAVAALTDAGLEVLDVREERPPVAFPDVGSIVRQLRDLPWQIRDFSPRLYQDALERLDTFIRLHGDFTVTAHRFLVEAVRP from the coding sequence GTGCGCATCGGGCAGCAGTACGAGGACTCCGCAGCCGGCGAGCGCGCCACTGGCTGGGAGTTCGCCTGGCTGGACGGGCGTGACGTGGGCTCCGAGCCCTCCTGGTCGTACCCGTCGATCGCCCGCACGCTGGTCCGCCGGGCCGCCTCGCTGCTCGACCTCGACACGGGCAACGGCGAGTTCCTGGCCGAGCTGGCACCCCTCCCGTCGCACACCGTCGCGGTCGAGAGCTGGTCGCGCAACACCCCGGTGGCCCGCGACCGGCTCTATCCGTTCGGCGTGCAGGTGCTCACCGAGCTGCCCGGCGGCGAGGACGAGTTCGACGTGGTGCTCAGCCGGCACGGCCGCCTCCCCGCGGCCGACATCGTGCGTCTGCTGCGCCCCGGCGGCACCCTGCTCAGCCAGCAGGTGGGCAGCGACGACCTGGCCGGGCTCAACGTGGCGCTGGGGGCGCCACCGGCCCACCGCCAGCCGTGGAACGCCGACGTCGCGGTGGCGGCCCTGACCGACGCCGGTCTGGAGGTGCTCGACGTCCGTGAGGAACGCCCGCCGGTCGCGTTCCCCGACGTCGGCAGCATCGTGCGCCAGCTTCGCGACCTGCCCTGGCAGATCCGTGACTTTTCCCCGAGGCTGTATCAAGACGCATTGGAGCGCCTCGACACGTTCATCCGCCTCCACGGCGACTTCACCGTCACCGCTCACCGGTTCCTGGTCGAAGCCGTCCGCCCGTGA
- a CDS encoding MerR family transcriptional regulator: MFGIGEAARASGLSVSALRFYDGAGVLVPAEVDPATGYRRYSGEQIRAARLIAGLRRVGMPVAEIAAAVRDRPADVRRRLDEHRRRLEDGLADAKRELLRIHALLDLEEKLMTRISLPASALAAALDAVRFAAGADPRLPMLQCVLFDVTDGALTLVATDRFRMAVATAAVEVEGPPTRLVLPLIFVDEVRARLTGGPVVLDLTPVRVTADDLEAKPLDQDYPDHRRLLDGLAATGARLTVDTAVLRDKLAAAPVATREHEGTTYEVVILNDEATPVPEAEWDAAHVAVNREFLLQALEAGAAGQLVLELDGPIKPLAVRVPGDDSRFSILMPVRA, encoded by the coding sequence ATGTTCGGTATCGGTGAGGCGGCCCGGGCCAGTGGGCTCAGCGTCAGCGCGCTGCGGTTCTACGACGGCGCGGGCGTTCTGGTGCCGGCCGAGGTCGATCCCGCCACCGGCTACCGGCGCTACTCCGGTGAGCAGATCCGGGCCGCGCGGCTGATCGCCGGGCTGCGGCGGGTGGGCATGCCGGTGGCCGAGATCGCCGCGGCCGTCCGTGATCGCCCGGCCGACGTGCGCCGGCGGCTCGACGAGCACCGGCGCCGGCTCGAGGACGGTCTGGCCGACGCCAAGCGTGAGCTCCTCCGCATCCACGCCCTGCTCGACCTGGAGGAAAAGCTCATGACCCGGATCAGCCTGCCCGCTTCCGCCCTGGCCGCCGCGCTCGACGCCGTCCGTTTCGCCGCGGGTGCCGACCCGCGGCTGCCGATGCTCCAGTGCGTTCTGTTCGACGTGACCGACGGCGCGTTGACGCTGGTCGCGACCGACCGCTTCCGGATGGCCGTGGCCACCGCCGCCGTCGAGGTCGAGGGGCCGCCGACCCGCCTGGTGCTGCCGTTGATCTTCGTCGACGAGGTGCGGGCCCGGCTCACCGGCGGCCCCGTGGTGCTGGACCTGACACCGGTGCGGGTCACCGCCGACGACCTGGAGGCCAAGCCCCTGGATCAGGACTACCCCGACCACCGCCGCCTGCTCGACGGCCTCGCCGCCACCGGAGCACGCCTGACGGTCGACACCGCGGTCCTGCGGGACAAGCTGGCGGCCGCCCCGGTCGCGACGCGGGAGCACGAAGGCACGACGTACGAGGTCGTGATCCTGAACGACGAGGCCACCCCGGTCCCGGAGGCCGAATGGGACGCCGCCCATGTGGCCGTGAACCGGGAGTTCCTGCTGCAGGCGCTCGAGGCGGGGGCGGCGGGCCAGCTCGTGCTGGAGCTGGACGGGCCGATCAAGCCGCTGGCCGTCCGCGTCCCCGGCGACGATTCGCGCTTCTCGATCCTGATGCCCGTACGGGCTTGA
- a CDS encoding LysE/ArgO family amino acid transporter, producing MLTSAIAGFAASAVLIIAIGAQNAFVLRQGLRREHVLAVVLVCALSDLLLILAGIGGLGAVVTARPDAVTVIKWVGAAFLITYAVLAARRALKPAALNPAGRAPATLRATILTCLALTYLNPHVYLDTVLLLGAVAQQHDHRWIFGLGAAAASVVWFTALGAGAHRLAPLLARPSAWRVLDGFIAVVMLGVAATLLLG from the coding sequence GTGCTCACCTCCGCCATCGCCGGTTTCGCCGCGTCAGCCGTGCTCATCATCGCCATCGGCGCCCAGAACGCGTTCGTCCTGCGCCAAGGCCTGCGCCGCGAACACGTGCTCGCCGTCGTGCTGGTCTGCGCGCTGTCCGACCTGCTGCTGATCCTGGCCGGCATCGGCGGGCTGGGTGCGGTGGTCACGGCCCGCCCGGACGCGGTCACCGTGATCAAGTGGGTGGGTGCGGCCTTCCTCATCACGTACGCGGTGCTGGCTGCCCGCAGGGCCCTCAAACCGGCGGCCCTCAACCCGGCCGGCCGCGCCCCCGCCACGCTGCGCGCGACGATCCTGACGTGCCTGGCCCTGACCTACCTGAACCCGCACGTCTACCTGGACACGGTGCTGCTGCTCGGCGCGGTCGCCCAGCAGCACGACCACCGCTGGATCTTCGGGCTGGGCGCGGCCGCGGCCAGCGTGGTCTGGTTCACCGCCCTCGGCGCGGGCGCCCACCGCCTGGCCCCGCTGCTGGCCCGGCCGTCGGCGTGGCGGGTGCTCGACGGGTTCATCGCCGTCGTGATGCTCGGCGTGGCGGCCACCCTCCTGCTCGGCTAA
- a CDS encoding LysR family transcriptional regulator ArgP — MVDFAQLATFQAVIDTGSFDAAARELHVTPSAVSQRIKALERSVGQVLVRRAKPCVATPAGEALVRFAGQVALLEREALDQARDGTRISIVVNADSLHTWFLPALAAVPGPQYELHTDDEHYTADLLRSGTAMAAVTADEEVVQGCRIERLGAMRYVACGRPDATAAVLYNRKDQLQHRARDMSEMSVHYVPSASAYIEAIRLGLGWGMVQEWIAREDIAAGRYHDLGRHLDVPLYWQYWRIGSTVLEELTAAVKAAAAPFLRI, encoded by the coding sequence ATCGTGGACTTTGCCCAGCTCGCCACGTTCCAGGCGGTCATCGACACCGGCAGCTTCGACGCGGCGGCGCGCGAACTGCACGTCACGCCGTCCGCGGTGAGTCAGCGGATCAAGGCGCTGGAGCGTTCGGTGGGGCAGGTTCTCGTCAGGCGGGCGAAGCCGTGCGTGGCCACCCCGGCCGGGGAGGCGCTGGTGCGATTCGCGGGGCAGGTCGCGCTGCTGGAGCGGGAAGCGCTGGATCAGGCGCGCGACGGCACCCGTATCTCGATCGTGGTGAACGCCGACTCGTTGCACACCTGGTTCCTGCCGGCGCTGGCCGCGGTGCCGGGGCCGCAGTACGAGCTGCACACCGACGACGAGCACTACACGGCCGACCTTTTGCGTTCCGGTACGGCCATGGCCGCCGTCACCGCCGACGAGGAGGTCGTGCAGGGCTGCCGGATCGAGCGGCTGGGCGCGATGCGCTACGTGGCGTGCGGGCGGCCCGACGCAACCGCCGCCGTTCTCTACAACCGCAAAGATCAGTTGCAGCACCGGGCCCGTGACATGTCTGAAATGTCAGTTCATTACGTGCCGTCCGCGTCGGCCTACATCGAAGCGATCCGGCTCGGGCTCGGCTGGGGGATGGTGCAGGAGTGGATCGCCCGCGAAGACATCGCCGCCGGGCGCTATCACGATCTGGGCCGGCACCTCGACGTCCCGCTCTACTGGCAGTACTGGCGGATCGGCTCGACGGTGCTGGAGGAGCTGACGGCCGCCGTCAAAGCGGCGGCCGCCCCGTTCCTGCGGATCTAG
- the dapD gene encoding 2,3,4,5-tetrahydropyridine-2,6-dicarboxylate N-succinyltransferase — MDTTISTSPAWGIGLATVTAEGQVLDTWFPEGFLGLGEAPAPAPVLPAGLTGPKALPGLSTVEVRTTIASLADPIKDASDAYLRLHLLSHRFVVPNSLNLDGIFGALANVAWTSAGPCPPDRVDELRFLERAAGRHLAVFGVDKFPRMTDYVVPSGVRIADADRVRLGAHLASGTTVMHEGFANFNAGTLGTSMVEGRIVQGVVVGDSSDVGAGSSIMGTLSGGGKDKVRIGERSLLGANAGIGISLGDDCVVEAGCYITAGSKITLPDGRVVKARELSGVNGLLFWRNSVTGALEAKPRKGTGIELNAALHANS; from the coding sequence GTGGACACAACGATCTCGACCTCCCCCGCCTGGGGCATCGGCCTGGCCACCGTCACCGCCGAGGGGCAGGTGCTCGACACCTGGTTCCCCGAGGGCTTCCTGGGGCTGGGCGAGGCCCCGGCGCCGGCCCCGGTGCTGCCGGCCGGGCTGACCGGGCCCAAGGCGCTGCCCGGCCTGTCGACGGTCGAGGTGCGGACGACCATCGCTTCGCTGGCCGACCCGATCAAGGACGCCTCCGACGCGTACCTGCGGCTGCACCTGCTCTCGCACCGCTTCGTCGTGCCCAACTCGCTCAACCTCGACGGCATCTTCGGCGCGCTGGCCAACGTGGCCTGGACGTCGGCCGGCCCGTGCCCGCCCGACCGGGTCGACGAGCTGCGCTTCCTCGAGCGCGCGGCCGGCCGCCACCTGGCCGTCTTCGGCGTCGACAAGTTCCCGCGGATGACCGACTACGTCGTGCCGTCGGGCGTGCGGATCGCCGACGCCGACCGGGTGCGCCTCGGCGCCCACCTGGCCTCGGGCACGACGGTGATGCACGAGGGCTTCGCGAACTTCAACGCGGGCACGCTCGGCACGTCGATGGTCGAGGGCCGCATCGTGCAGGGCGTCGTGGTCGGCGACAGCTCCGACGTCGGGGCCGGGTCGTCCATCATGGGCACGCTCTCCGGGGGCGGCAAGGACAAGGTGCGCATCGGCGAGCGCAGCCTGCTCGGCGCGAACGCGGGCATCGGCATCTCGCTCGGCGACGACTGTGTGGTCGAGGCGGGCTGCTACATCACGGCCGGGTCGAAGATCACGCTGCCCGACGGCCGGGTCGTCAAGGCGCGCGAGCTGTCGGGTGTCAACGGGCTGCTCTTCTGGCGCAACTCGGTGACCGGGGCGCTGGAGGCCAAGCCGCGCAAGGGCACGGGCATCGAGCTCAACGCGGCGCTGCACGCCAACTCCTAG
- the dapE gene encoding succinyl-diaminopimelate desuccinylase, translating to MANPLTPDVLVDPVELTRTLVDIESVSRDEQAIADHVEEALRQVAHLSVNRLGNTVMARTDLGREQRVVLAGHLDTVPLNDNFPSTVVDDLIYGCGTADMKSGVALALHLAVTLPDPRYDVTYLFYEAEEIDSKYNGLRLVAEAHPEWLLADFAVLLEPTYGVVEAGCQGTLRVEVRTTGRRAHTARAWRGVNAIHAAGEVLRRLSDYRPRTVTIDGCTYREGLNAVKINGGVAGNVVPDACVVEVNMRFAPDRTEKQALEHVHEVFEGFELELTDSAPGALPGLGAAPAREFLTAVGAEPAAKLGWTDVARFAALGIPALNYGPGDPLLAHAQDEHVEIGKIRDGAATLYRWLSS from the coding sequence ATGGCCAACCCGCTAACCCCGGACGTGTTGGTCGACCCCGTGGAGCTCACCCGCACCCTGGTCGACATCGAGTCCGTCTCCCGCGACGAGCAGGCGATCGCCGATCACGTCGAAGAAGCGCTCCGTCAGGTCGCACATCTGAGCGTGAACCGTCTCGGCAACACCGTGATGGCCCGTACGGATCTGGGGCGCGAACAGCGGGTGGTGCTCGCCGGCCACCTGGACACCGTGCCGTTGAACGACAACTTCCCGTCCACGGTCGTCGACGACCTGATCTACGGCTGCGGCACGGCCGACATGAAGTCCGGTGTCGCGCTGGCCCTGCACCTCGCGGTCACCCTGCCGGACCCGCGTTATGACGTGACCTACCTGTTCTACGAGGCCGAGGAGATCGACTCCAAGTACAACGGGCTCCGGCTGGTCGCCGAGGCGCACCCGGAATGGCTGCTGGCCGACTTCGCCGTGCTCCTCGAACCGACGTACGGGGTGGTCGAAGCGGGCTGCCAGGGCACGCTGCGGGTCGAGGTCAGAACCACCGGGCGGCGGGCCCACACGGCGCGCGCCTGGCGCGGGGTCAACGCGATCCACGCGGCCGGCGAGGTGCTGCGGCGGCTGTCGGACTACCGTCCGCGCACGGTCACGATCGACGGGTGCACCTATCGCGAGGGCCTCAACGCTGTGAAGATCAACGGCGGGGTGGCCGGCAACGTCGTGCCCGACGCGTGTGTGGTCGAGGTCAACATGCGCTTCGCCCCCGACCGTACGGAGAAGCAGGCTCTCGAGCACGTGCACGAGGTCTTCGAAGGCTTCGAGCTGGAACTGACCGACTCGGCCCCGGGCGCGCTGCCCGGCCTGGGCGCGGCCCCGGCCCGCGAGTTCCTCACCGCGGTGGGCGCGGAACCGGCGGCCAAGCTGGGCTGGACCGACGTGGCCCGGTTCGCCGCGCTGGGCATTCCGGCGCTCAACTACGGCCCGGGCGATCCGTTGCTGGCCCACGCACAGGACGAGCACGTCGAGATCGGCAAGATCCGGGACGGGGCGGCCACTCTCTATCGGTGGCTGTCGAGCTAG
- a CDS encoding TIGR00730 family Rossman fold protein, whose product MTDSTNGRRSGAPERHRGAVTLRRESIPPSTADEKLLDSHHRREWKTKDAWRALRILSEFVEGFDTLADLPPAVSVFGSARSHPDSPECEMAAALGAALAEAGYAVITGGGPGVMEAANRGATEAGGMSVGLGIELPFEQGLNDWVDIGIDFRYFFVRKTMFVKYAQAFVVLPGGFGTLDELFEAITLVQTKKVTRFPVILMGTSYWSGLLDWVKGTLLADGKISESDLDLIQLTDDVDEAVQIIVDADAALAETQGQR is encoded by the coding sequence ATGACGGACAGCACCAACGGGCGACGCAGCGGTGCGCCGGAGCGTCATCGTGGCGCGGTGACGCTGCGGCGTGAATCGATACCGCCGAGTACGGCCGACGAGAAACTGCTCGATTCGCACCACCGGCGGGAGTGGAAGACCAAGGACGCCTGGCGGGCGCTGCGGATCCTCTCGGAGTTTGTCGAGGGCTTCGACACGCTGGCCGACCTGCCCCCGGCGGTCAGCGTCTTCGGCTCGGCGCGCAGCCACCCCGACAGCCCCGAATGCGAGATGGCCGCCGCCCTGGGGGCCGCCCTGGCCGAGGCGGGCTATGCGGTGATCACGGGCGGCGGGCCCGGCGTGATGGAGGCGGCCAACCGCGGCGCCACCGAGGCCGGCGGCATGTCGGTCGGCCTGGGTATCGAGCTGCCCTTCGAGCAGGGCCTCAACGACTGGGTCGACATCGGCATCGACTTCCGCTACTTCTTTGTCCGCAAGACCATGTTCGTCAAGTACGCCCAGGCGTTCGTGGTGCTGCCCGGCGGTTTCGGCACGCTCGACGAGCTGTTCGAGGCGATCACGCTGGTGCAGACGAAGAAGGTCACCCGGTTCCCGGTCATCCTGATGGGCACCTCGTACTGGTCGGGTCTGCTCGACTGGGTCAAGGGCACGCTGCTGGCCGACGGCAAGATCAGCGAGAGCGACCTCGACCTGATCCAGCTCACCGACGACGTGGACGAGGCGGTTCAGATCATCGTGGACGCCGACGCGGCACTGGCCGAGACGCAGGGGCAGCGCTGA
- a CDS encoding TIGR00730 family Rossman fold protein, with translation MAAICVFCASSSTLEQKWLDLATRTGEEIGARGHSLVSGGGSVGMMGAVADGARAGGAHTLGVIPQVLVDWEVADRASDELIITGDMGERKNIMIDRSDAFITLPGGLGTLDELFEVWTTATLALHDKPIVLLDPDGFYDGLMAWLGQLADTAFVRAEALERVIVAKSIGAALDAIEERVQPA, from the coding sequence ATGGCGGCCATCTGCGTCTTCTGCGCATCCTCCAGCACGCTCGAACAGAAATGGCTGGACCTGGCCACCCGTACGGGGGAGGAGATCGGTGCCCGCGGGCACTCGCTGGTCTCGGGCGGCGGCAGCGTCGGCATGATGGGCGCGGTGGCCGACGGGGCCCGGGCCGGCGGCGCCCACACGCTCGGCGTCATCCCGCAGGTGCTGGTCGACTGGGAGGTGGCCGACCGCGCCTCCGACGAACTGATCATCACCGGCGACATGGGCGAGCGCAAAAACATCATGATCGACCGGTCGGACGCGTTCATCACGCTGCCCGGCGGCCTCGGCACCCTCGACGAACTCTTCGAGGTGTGGACCACCGCCACCCTCGCCCTGCACGACAAGCCGATCGTGCTGCTCGACCCGGACGGTTTCTACGACGGCCTGATGGCGTGGCTCGGGCAGCTCGCCGACACCGCCTTCGTCCGGGCCGAGGCACTCGAACGAGTGATCGTGGCCAAGTCGATCGGCGCCGCGTTGGACGCCATCGAGGAACGGGTACAGCCCGCCTGA
- a CDS encoding LacI family DNA-binding transcriptional regulator, translated as MPPQRATLLQVAQRAGVSRSTASFVLAGRHLDMRISEDARQRVLRAAQELDYRPNLMARSLRTKVTRTIALVSDTLASDPYAGRAINGSLAAAVAHGHLLFIGETEGDPVVEARLIDDFLDRQVDAFVYASMFTRHVRLPKQLKGRPVVLLNCFTGGTRPAQHQIVPDELAAGASAAATLLEAGHNDGIHLVGTASEHVFAGRERLAGIREELQRGGTRLAGTVECEWWPDSAYEAVSRALADGLAPRALICLNDRIALGTYQALREAGRVIPDDVSVISFDDSELAAWLRPQLTSISLPHYELGRQAVEKLLGPPSEPAVLRLPMPVRRRASVAKRAVR; from the coding sequence ATGCCCCCGCAACGGGCGACCCTGCTTCAGGTCGCACAGCGGGCCGGCGTGTCCCGCAGCACGGCCTCCTTCGTCCTGGCCGGACGCCACCTGGACATGAGGATCTCCGAAGACGCCCGGCAACGGGTGCTCCGGGCGGCGCAGGAGCTGGACTACCGGCCCAACCTCATGGCGCGGAGCCTGCGCACCAAGGTCACCCGGACGATCGCGCTGGTCTCCGACACGCTGGCCTCCGACCCGTACGCGGGCCGGGCCATCAACGGCAGCCTGGCCGCCGCCGTCGCCCACGGTCACCTGCTCTTCATCGGCGAGACCGAGGGCGACCCGGTCGTCGAGGCGCGGCTGATCGACGACTTCCTGGACCGCCAGGTCGACGCGTTCGTCTACGCCAGCATGTTCACCCGCCACGTGCGGCTGCCCAAGCAGCTCAAGGGCCGGCCGGTGGTGCTGCTCAACTGCTTCACCGGCGGGACACGACCGGCCCAGCACCAGATCGTCCCGGACGAACTGGCGGCCGGGGCGAGCGCGGCCGCGACGCTGCTCGAGGCCGGCCACAACGACGGGATCCACCTGGTCGGCACCGCGAGCGAGCACGTCTTCGCCGGGCGTGAGCGGCTGGCCGGCATCCGCGAGGAACTGCAGCGCGGCGGCACCCGGCTGGCCGGAACGGTCGAGTGCGAATGGTGGCCCGACTCCGCGTACGAGGCGGTGAGCCGTGCCCTGGCCGACGGGCTGGCGCCGCGCGCGCTGATCTGCCTCAACGACCGGATCGCGCTCGGCACCTACCAGGCCCTGCGCGAGGCCGGCCGGGTGATCCCGGACGACGTGTCGGTGATCTCGTTCGACGACTCCGAGCTCGCGGCCTGGCTGCGGCCCCAGCTCACCAGCATCTCGCTCCCGCACTACGAGCTCGGCCGGCAGGCGGTCGAGAAGCTGCTGGGCCCGCCGTCCGAGCCGGCGGTGCTGCGATTGCCCATGCCCGTCCGCCGTCGCGCCTCCGTGGCGAAACGGGCCGTTCGATAA